One genomic window of Cystobacter fuscus DSM 2262 includes the following:
- a CDS encoding cyclase family protein — protein MSVLRRLFEKKTLARDLLALSLVLGATAVQAEGPSLAEAYKALASRKMVDLTHSFSPSTPVWQGFGQATFTTASDPKTYRPYTLEKDGFRTTFYSMVGQYGTHVDPPAHFHENGITLDQIPLREMLLPLVVLDITPLLGKDPNHAITVQDILDWEKKHGRVPEGSFAALRTDMYKDFGNPERFKRHPFPAWSLAAVQFLFEKRKITAIGHESLDTDITSTLDAEKWVLGQGRYQIEVMAHLDKVPPTGALIVVTWPKVANGLGFPARAFAIVP, from the coding sequence ATGTCCGTGTTGCGTCGTCTGTTCGAGAAGAAAACCCTGGCGCGTGATCTGCTCGCGCTTTCGCTGGTCCTGGGAGCCACGGCCGTACAGGCCGAGGGGCCGAGTCTGGCCGAGGCCTACAAGGCGCTCGCCTCCCGCAAGATGGTCGATCTCACCCACAGCTTCAGTCCCAGCACGCCGGTATGGCAGGGCTTTGGCCAGGCCACCTTCACCACCGCGTCGGATCCGAAGACCTACCGGCCCTACACCCTGGAGAAGGATGGCTTCCGCACGACCTTCTATTCCATGGTGGGTCAGTACGGCACCCACGTGGATCCTCCCGCGCACTTCCACGAGAACGGAATCACCCTGGATCAGATCCCCCTGCGGGAGATGCTCCTTCCGCTGGTGGTCCTCGACATCACCCCGTTGCTCGGCAAGGACCCCAACCACGCGATCACCGTGCAGGACATCCTGGACTGGGAGAAGAAGCACGGCCGCGTGCCGGAGGGCTCCTTCGCCGCGCTGCGTACCGACATGTACAAGGATTTTGGCAATCCCGAGCGCTTCAAGCGCCACCCCTTCCCGGCCTGGTCCCTGGCGGCCGTCCAGTTCCTCTTCGAGAAGAGGAAAATCACGGCCATCGGTCACGAGTCGCTCGACACCGACATCACCTCGACGCTGGACGCGGAGAAGTGGGTGCTGGGCCAGGGGCGCTATCAGATCGAGGTCATGGCCCACCTGGACAAGGTGCCGCCCACGGGGGCGTTGATCGTCGTGACCTGGCCCAAGGTGGCCAATGGTCTGGGCTTCCCGGCGCGTGCCTTCGCCATCGTCCCGTGA
- a CDS encoding TIGR02265 family protein, producing the protein MSTISQGLTDSESLLFWQQEMEQRLALATPQDTVRGLFFKSMLEKVRTLDGEAAARHCLMASGERHFVEFFNYPISSLIRLTYAAGQVLGPRYGGFDRALWLLGHQAMTDFLDSLMGRALKHLTGQDTRSLMISIQGIYRMTTSYGTRQLVWDGPTTGRLLLTRNFIPRAYHEGGLRATLDRMGAQNVKISGRQPSTLDYEFEFSWE; encoded by the coding sequence ATGAGCACGATCTCGCAAGGGCTGACGGACAGTGAGTCGTTACTGTTCTGGCAGCAGGAAATGGAGCAACGGCTGGCGCTGGCGACCCCGCAGGATACCGTGCGAGGACTCTTCTTCAAGAGCATGCTCGAGAAGGTGCGCACGCTCGATGGCGAAGCGGCCGCGAGGCACTGCCTGATGGCCAGCGGAGAGCGCCACTTCGTGGAGTTCTTCAACTATCCCATCAGCTCCCTCATCCGGTTGACCTACGCCGCCGGGCAGGTGCTGGGCCCCCGGTACGGCGGCTTCGACAGGGCCCTGTGGTTGTTGGGACATCAGGCGATGACGGACTTCCTCGACTCCCTCATGGGCAGGGCGTTGAAGCACCTCACCGGTCAGGACACCCGGAGCCTGATGATCAGCATTCAGGGCATCTACCGGATGACGACGAGTTATGGGACTCGCCAACTGGTGTGGGATGGGCCCACGACGGGCCGGCTCCTCCTCACGCGCAACTTCATTCCCCGCGCGTACCACGAGGGAGGCCTGCGGGCCACGCTCGACCGGATGGGCGCCCAGAACGTGAAGATCAGCGGACGCCAGCCGTCCACCCTCGATTATGAGTTTGAATTCTCCTGGGAATGA
- a CDS encoding pyridoxal-phosphate-dependent aminotransferase family protein, translated as MSERDLLMIPGPVEFDPEVMRALGAKTASHVSPEFIAVFGRALQRLREVCLAPSAQPFVVAGSGTWAMEMAVANLVEPGERALVVNTGYFSDRMASLLERYGAEVVQARASPGEVPDSAEVERLLAGGRFKLMTVTHVDTSTGVLAPAEALVRAAHRHGVLSVVDGVCATAGETFHQDAWGADVYLTASQKALGVPPGLALLSVSRRAMDSWRARRTPVRSLYADFAEWLPIMEAYETGRAAYFATPPVNLVYALEVSLGQLLREGMEARFERHRRMAGAFRAAWRALGLRTLPASESVAAHTLSALYFPEGVDATWVGKVREQGVVLAGGLHPQLKTRYFRVGHMNVVSPGDVLATVGAIERALAVAGHRIAPGSAVAAAQAALLPPG; from the coding sequence ATGAGCGAGCGAGACCTGCTGATGATCCCCGGCCCGGTGGAGTTCGATCCCGAGGTGATGCGCGCGCTGGGCGCCAAGACGGCCAGCCACGTGTCCCCCGAGTTCATCGCCGTGTTTGGCCGCGCCCTCCAGCGCCTGCGCGAGGTGTGCCTGGCGCCCTCGGCCCAACCCTTCGTGGTGGCGGGCAGCGGCACGTGGGCCATGGAAATGGCGGTGGCCAATCTGGTGGAGCCGGGCGAGCGCGCCCTGGTCGTGAATACCGGCTACTTCAGCGACCGCATGGCCTCGTTGCTCGAGCGCTACGGGGCCGAGGTGGTGCAGGCGCGGGCTAGCCCGGGCGAGGTGCCGGACTCGGCGGAGGTGGAGCGATTGCTCGCGGGCGGCCGCTTCAAGCTGATGACCGTCACGCACGTGGACACGAGCACCGGGGTGCTCGCACCGGCGGAGGCGCTCGTGCGGGCGGCCCACCGGCACGGGGTGCTGTCCGTGGTGGACGGGGTGTGCGCCACCGCCGGCGAGACGTTCCACCAGGACGCGTGGGGCGCGGACGTCTACCTCACCGCGAGTCAGAAGGCGCTCGGAGTGCCTCCGGGACTGGCGCTCTTGAGTGTGAGCCGACGGGCCATGGACTCCTGGCGCGCCCGCCGCACGCCCGTGCGCTCCTTGTACGCGGACTTCGCCGAATGGCTTCCCATCATGGAGGCCTATGAGACGGGCCGGGCCGCGTACTTCGCCACCCCGCCCGTCAACCTCGTGTACGCACTGGAGGTGAGCCTCGGACAACTCCTGCGTGAGGGCATGGAGGCGCGCTTCGAGCGGCACCGTCGCATGGCGGGGGCCTTCCGGGCCGCCTGGCGTGCGCTGGGTCTGCGCACGTTGCCCGCGTCCGAGTCCGTGGCTGCTCACACCCTCAGTGCCCTCTACTTCCCGGAGGGTGTGGATGCCACGTGGGTGGGAAAGGTGCGAGAGCAGGGCGTGGTGCTCGCTGGCGGCCTCCATCCCCAACTCAAGACGCGCTACTTCCGCGTGGGGCATATGAACGTCGTGAGCCCAGGGGATGTTCTGGCCACCGTGGGGGCCATCGAGCGAGCTCTCGCCGTGGCGGGCCACCGTATCGCACCGGGCTCGGCCGTGGCCGCGGCCCAGGCGGCCCTGCTTCCTCCGGGGTGA